ATAATTGACAAATCCGCCCAGTAATTTCTATTACAGTAAGCTCGTGAAAAAGACAATGTAAAGACAATAACTGTCAAAATTAACTCAAAACATTGAATCATTCATCAAAAACTTCACCCACAGCTATGACAAAAAGCCAAATCTAAGATCTaggtttttcctttttctccttGAAGAGAGCCAGGAGTGAGACCCCAGATACCTTCACCACCTTAAACCTAACACCAGGAATATCTCCTACGGCATGCCCTTTTCGCCCAAATCCAGCAATCAACACTTCATCCTGaaacaataaaattgcaaattattCATCAATGAAACAGATATTAGAAGAAAATGAGTGATTAAAATGAGAAATGGAGCTcacattttcttcaatataGTTTAAACAACCATCATTTGGAACAAATGCGGCAATCTTCTTGCCGTTCTTGATGAGTTGCACTCTAGCACATTTACGAATAGCAGAGTTTGGCTGCTTAGCTTCAATGCCTCTGCAAATAAATCGGGTTAGAGAAACAAAATTCACTTAGAGTCACTCAACCAAGAGCCGGATGCATAATGGAAAAGGTATGAGAATCGCACATCTTCTCGAGGACAATGCCTTTGGCATGGGATGACCCGGCAAATGGTTTCTTCCATTCATTCCCAAGGTGGGATTTCTTGTAGGCCTTGTCAGCCCATCTTTGCCTCCTACGGTGGGACTTGAGCTTGCGCCCAGCTCCCATACCACGTGTCTTCCTGTAAGATGGTAAAACAAGACCATGAACCACTTACCCAGACTGATATTTGAGTAAAAGACGGGGGTACAGTAGCCATACCTAAACACTTTGATACTGGCTTATAGCCAAAAACTACTATTAAGcataacttacaaaatcaGTCAAAATGTTACTTAGGAATGAAAAGCTAGATTAAAGTTTCATGTACTATCACATTGGTgcaatattattaaaacaacACATGTAATTCTTCCAGTTAGTAATCACAATTTTCGGGACACAAAGTCCTGAGTCAGTTTTAAGAACTGATGCAATTAGAAAAGAATCAATAACCAAACTTCATTAGTCatgaatcaatataaaatcACCTATAACTTCTGCATTCAAGAGGTTaagatacaattttattaaactttgcaaacacaaaaacacacacttaGACCATTCCAATACATAAATCGaagaaatacttttttttcaatcaCTCCATAACAATTCTAACATTCAGAGTCACAACCAGAAACATAGATAACTCTAAAAAGATACGAAATCAAATCCGCGGAAAACCACACAGAACACCGTAATTCATAAACACGCATAAAACTACGAACAAAAGATAATGTACGTGCATACCCCATGATTGCAGAGTAGAGAGCACGAAGATACGAGACTAAGGATTGAGAGGTAGAAGCAGCCGCTGATTCTAATCGTGAAAACCCTAATCCAAGAAACCTCCTGGGGCGATATTTATAAACAAGTCCCAGAGAATTAGGCCCATTGATATTTGGGTATATGGTTGAAGTCCAGCCTGGATGGTTGAGCCCAAATACTTTCTATGATTAGGCCCAGTTATTTATATTCtgtacaatttattatttatactcaataaattttattcaactaaaatatctctttgtctgaaataaataaaatataaattccgCATTTCAGGTTCAAGAAGACAATTAGAGTTCATTATGCTACTTAAATATAATCTAATCATATGtttaccaaatatattttcccGCCGAAAAAACCTCAAGTTACACTCAATTATTGGATCACCCTGAGGGTGACCGCCACAGCCACGGCCTGAGCTGCTGTAGTTCGAGATGTACGGACACCCACCGGAAATCAGTAGTAGCAAAACCAAATTCCGATCCAAGGGGGCAAGTGATTTATGGCGCATTGTGGCCTTTTATTTTCCACAAATCAGTGCCGACGGCTCGGAGCTCATATTCCGTCTCACTTCTCTTCTGGTTCACTTCTTTTCCTCTCCTCAGGGACAACAATTTATTGATCAGGTGTGTTTTTGCTCTGTGTGTGATGTGTTTTGTTTATCCAATCACATTCTGCGAAACTCTAAACAGAGTATTGATTTTGTTCAAATAGAAAGTGCAGGGTATGTACTATTTatttgccttttcttttcactTCTGAAACTAAACGATAAATTCAGATAGGCTCTAGATTCGTCATTGGCGTTTCCTAGAACTGATATTCGGAtgcaagtttgtgtaaaaataaGGATGGTGGTAATACAAGATCTACTTACTTAGAGgagattttgaaaaacatgGATAGGTAAAAGAGGATGATGGCTTGTTCATCTTACCACTCGACTTCCAGCAGTTCCGGAAAGTATGTGAGGTTGAGGAATTTTATGCAGCATTGGAGGAGAAACCCAAAGATGCTCTGCTATGCATGAATGCTGCAGTGCACAAGGTACATGGATTCTGGCTTCCTTTTAAGAGATGTATGTTCATAGTTCGGGTGAAATGATTTTCTGTGCAAACTTAAAACCTGACTAggtcatttttgaaaaagcGGATCCGGTGGAGGATTCCATAAAGATAAATGTTCGCCTGCACAGTTACCAAGACTCCATGATTGCTCTGAAGAACCTTAAGGCTGCTTATATTGGTACTTCTGCAATTTTGCTCCGTTTTAGCATTTCTAAGT
The nucleotide sequence above comes from Sesamum indicum cultivar Zhongzhi No. 13 linkage group LG11, S_indicum_v1.0, whole genome shotgun sequence. Encoded proteins:
- the LOC105174337 gene encoding 40S ribosomal protein S23; this translates as MGKTRGMGAGRKLKSHRRRQRWADKAYKKSHLGNEWKKPFAGSSHAKGIVLEKIGIEAKQPNSAIRKCARVQLIKNGKKIAAFVPNDGCLNYIEENDEVLIAGFGRKGHAVGDIPGVRFKVVKVSGVSLLALFKEKKEKPRS